A genomic region of Granulicella sp. L56 contains the following coding sequences:
- a CDS encoding ester cyclase — protein MSEQNRALARRWFEEVWNQGSEATIDELFHPQGKAYGFPDADSVLIGPEGFKTIHRQFHSAFTNIHIDIDDLIAEGDRVAIRWTCSMIHNGDGLGFPATGKKTTFPGASFITCRDGQVIEGRNFMDLTRMTLQLQNK, from the coding sequence ATGTCAGAGCAAAACAGGGCCCTCGCAAGACGCTGGTTTGAAGAAGTCTGGAATCAAGGCAGCGAAGCAACCATCGACGAACTCTTCCACCCGCAGGGCAAAGCCTACGGTTTTCCCGACGCCGACTCCGTCCTCATCGGCCCGGAAGGCTTCAAAACCATCCACCGTCAGTTCCACAGCGCCTTCACCAACATCCACATCGACATCGACGACCTCATCGCCGAGGGAGACCGCGTCGCCATCCGTTGGACCTGCTCGATGATCCACAACGGCGATGGCCTAGGCTTTCCCGCCACCGGCAAAAAGACCACCTTCCCCGGCGCCTCCTTCATCACCTGCCGCGACGGCCAAGTGATCGAGGGTCGCAACTTCATGGACCTCACCCGAATGACCCTCCAGCTCCAGAACAAGTAA
- a CDS encoding AAA family ATPase: MHNPEADEVSLLGVSEIADLLAVSKQTVSNWRTRDEAFPKPMADLKSGPVWMRNEIVIWAQANGHRLQKTEEVKPSAKTPRKKACVVAVMNAKGGVGKSTVTINLGWYCYSRFQKKVLLVDLDPQFNLSQYALGSDEYEKLVRAKKPTISTIFANGSSKVGKEAVNQIRASRAGGKLDLIPSDLDLAWVTRDGYFKDVMLDNYLKHTIGKDNYDLILIDCPPTDSMLTDAAYSASDFLLIPVRPEFLPAIGLPLIDRSLHRFREHKPDSNVQVAGIVLNGVVESKPEYKRSKADILKASKVFNWPMFQTELSASESYPKGSRLGLPIFLTNHARWEKVTNFSSFAKEFAERISL; the protein is encoded by the coding sequence ATGCATAATCCCGAAGCAGACGAGGTTTCACTCCTTGGCGTGTCCGAAATTGCCGACCTACTTGCCGTAAGCAAGCAGACTGTTAGCAACTGGCGCACGAGAGATGAAGCGTTCCCGAAGCCTATGGCGGATTTGAAGTCCGGCCCCGTTTGGATGCGTAACGAAATTGTGATCTGGGCTCAAGCAAACGGGCATCGTCTTCAGAAGACTGAAGAGGTTAAGCCCAGCGCCAAAACACCACGAAAAAAAGCCTGCGTTGTGGCCGTAATGAACGCAAAGGGTGGCGTAGGTAAATCGACAGTTACCATCAATCTCGGTTGGTACTGCTATTCGCGCTTTCAAAAGAAGGTTCTTCTTGTAGATTTGGACCCTCAATTTAATTTGAGCCAGTATGCACTCGGGAGCGACGAATACGAAAAATTAGTGCGCGCCAAAAAGCCAACTATATCCACTATTTTTGCGAATGGGTCGTCGAAAGTCGGAAAGGAAGCCGTTAATCAGATCAGAGCGTCACGCGCAGGCGGAAAATTGGATCTTATCCCTTCGGATTTGGATTTAGCTTGGGTTACGCGGGATGGATATTTCAAAGACGTGATGCTCGACAATTATTTGAAACACACTATTGGCAAAGATAACTACGATCTGATTCTTATAGACTGCCCGCCTACTGACTCCATGTTGACAGACGCGGCTTATTCAGCAAGCGATTTTTTGTTGATTCCGGTTCGACCAGAATTTCTTCCTGCAATCGGGTTGCCCCTTATAGATCGATCCCTCCATCGTTTTCGCGAACACAAACCCGATTCGAATGTTCAAGTCGCTGGAATTGTCTTAAATGGGGTTGTTGAGAGTAAACCGGAATATAAACGATCTAAGGCTGACATACTTAAAGCTTCAAAAGTTTTTAATTGGCCCATGTTTCAGACCGAGTTAAGCGCCTCTGAGTCATACCCGAAAGGATCTCGATTAGGTTTACCTATTTTTCTGACGAATCATGCACGGTGGGAAAAAGTAACAAACTTTTCTAGTTTTGCAAAGGAGTTTGCAGAAAGGATATCCCTGTGA